One part of the Alistipes onderdonkii genome encodes these proteins:
- a CDS encoding outer membrane beta-barrel family protein, translated as MLAGAGGVTVILNGKPSTMSAEQLASLLRSTPVERIEKAEVMYSTPPQYHVRGAAINLVLRRSHDYSFSGEVHANYTNRFYSNWDAGGNFAFSSPEWSADVTYSAGQAKTKRIIDLYSRHTLADGEHEIAQRQNITSKGTWHRLRAAAEYAPQGKGRLSIAYTGAYTPHTSGLVRADGNLVNSVSSPGGDNTMHNAALRYTSASGLDLSADYTHYSSWQLAAMRNRYADGSRTAFDVVSGQSVDRVNVSADQSHDLGNGWGMTYGGIFSWAGDHDYQRYRLHEGDIATVDTDSHLDEYTGNLYAGVSRQFAKGSFSLSLAGEYYRAGDYDNWSLYPQATLLLTPAEKHLVQISLSSDKTYPSYWEMQQSTSYIDGYSEIRGTPGLRPSKSYNGQAMYMYKQKYIFMLFWNEMPDYFNQTAWQAPDRLALVYQTLNWNTNRQWGANVIVPLRLGKWLDSRLTLTGMRMTQRCDAFHDLAFDRSKWLGVVRMDNTIRLSRKPDLTLDLSGYYQSAAIQGTYDIDPSWSVNAGAKWTFDKSRASLSVRCNDIFESSLPFAKVRYKGQYLDMDSGTYTRSVTVHFSYRFGTYKEKRHKTVDTSRFGH; from the coding sequence ATGCTTGCCGGCGCCGGGGGTGTCACGGTGATCCTGAACGGGAAGCCCTCGACGATGAGCGCCGAGCAGTTGGCATCGCTGCTGCGCTCGACACCCGTCGAACGGATCGAGAAGGCCGAAGTGATGTACAGCACGCCGCCGCAGTACCATGTGCGCGGCGCGGCGATCAACCTCGTCCTGCGGCGCAGCCACGACTACTCGTTTTCGGGGGAAGTACACGCCAACTATACCAACCGGTTTTACAGCAACTGGGATGCCGGGGGCAACTTCGCCTTCTCCTCGCCCGAGTGGTCGGCCGACGTAACCTATTCGGCTGGGCAGGCCAAGACCAAACGGATCATCGACCTCTACTCGCGGCATACGCTCGCGGACGGAGAGCATGAAATCGCCCAGAGGCAGAATATCACCAGCAAAGGGACATGGCACCGGCTGAGGGCTGCCGCAGAATACGCCCCGCAGGGCAAAGGACGCCTGAGCATTGCCTATACGGGCGCATACACCCCGCATACGAGCGGCCTCGTACGTGCCGACGGCAACCTGGTCAACTCGGTCAGCTCGCCCGGGGGCGACAACACGATGCACAACGCTGCGCTGCGCTACACGTCGGCCTCCGGGCTCGACCTCTCGGCGGACTACACGCATTACAGCTCGTGGCAGCTGGCCGCCATGCGGAACAGGTACGCCGACGGCAGCCGGACAGCGTTCGACGTGGTTTCGGGGCAGTCCGTCGACCGGGTAAATGTCAGCGCCGACCAGTCGCACGACCTGGGCAATGGCTGGGGCATGACCTACGGCGGCATCTTCAGCTGGGCGGGCGACCACGACTACCAGCGTTACAGGCTCCACGAGGGCGACATCGCCACCGTCGATACCGATTCGCACCTCGACGAATACACGGGCAACCTCTACGCCGGGGTGAGCAGGCAGTTCGCCAAGGGGAGTTTCTCGCTGTCGCTGGCCGGGGAATACTACCGCGCGGGGGACTACGACAACTGGTCGCTCTACCCGCAGGCGACCCTGCTCCTGACACCCGCAGAGAAACATCTCGTACAGATTTCGCTCTCGTCGGACAAGACCTATCCCTCGTACTGGGAGATGCAGCAGTCGACCTCCTACATCGACGGCTATTCGGAGATCCGGGGCACGCCCGGACTGCGGCCGTCGAAAAGCTACAACGGCCAGGCAATGTACATGTATAAGCAGAAGTATATCTTCATGCTGTTCTGGAACGAGATGCCCGACTACTTCAACCAAACCGCCTGGCAGGCCCCGGATCGCCTGGCATTGGTCTACCAGACGCTCAACTGGAACACCAACCGCCAGTGGGGCGCCAACGTCATCGTACCGCTGCGCCTGGGCAAATGGCTCGATTCCCGGCTGACGCTGACCGGGATGCGGATGACCCAGCGCTGCGACGCCTTTCACGACCTGGCGTTCGACCGCTCCAAATGGCTGGGGGTGGTGCGCATGGACAACACGATCCGTCTGAGCCGCAAGCCCGACCTGACGCTCGACCTCTCGGGCTACTATCAGAGCGCGGCCATCCAGGGGACATACGACATCGACCCTTCGTGGAGCGTCAACGCAGGTGCCAAGTGGACGTTCGACAAGAGCCGGGCGAGCCTCTCGGTGCGCTGCAACGACATTTTCGAAAGTTCGCTCCCGTTCGCCAAAGTCCGTTACAAGGGACAGTACCTCGACATGGATTCCGGCACGTACACCCGTTCGGTGACGGTGCATTTCTCCTACCGTTTCGGCACATACAAGGAGAAGCGGCACAAGACGGTCGACACGTCGAGGTTCGGGCATTGA
- a CDS encoding carboxypeptidase-like regulatory domain-containing protein, with protein sequence MRRTFLLLVCALALFSVKQTCGQIVRGRVVDQERQPVVGVAVVMLDTDSTYLAAAASDADGRFAIASEVRPYRLLFQHLAYEMQTLMSEHDEAGEVVLHEYTNALDAVVVEGEKPIVRVEEGRLAYDLEAVSKGKAVNNAY encoded by the coding sequence ATGAGACGGACATTTCTTTTACTCGTATGCGCCCTGGCGCTTTTTTCCGTGAAACAGACCTGCGGGCAAATTGTGCGGGGAAGGGTGGTCGACCAGGAGCGGCAGCCCGTGGTCGGGGTCGCGGTAGTGATGCTCGACACCGACTCGACCTACCTCGCGGCCGCGGCATCGGATGCCGACGGGCGTTTCGCCATCGCATCGGAGGTACGCCCCTACCGGCTGCTGTTCCAGCACCTCGCCTATGAGATGCAAACGCTTATGTCGGAGCACGACGAAGCCGGCGAGGTCGTCCTGCATGAATATACGAATGCGCTCGACGCCGTGGTCGTAGAGGGCGAAAAACCCATCGTGCGGGTCGAAGAGGGGCGGCTGGCCTATGACCTGGAAGCCGTATCGAAAGGCAAGGCGGTGAACAATGCCTACTAA